Proteins encoded in a region of the Mesoflavibacter profundi genome:
- a CDS encoding HIT family protein yields the protein MASIFTKIINGEIPCYKIAETEDFFAFLDINPNAKGHTLCIPKKEVDKIFDLDEATYTGLMQFSRKVAIAIEKAIPCKRVGVSVIGLEVPHVHVHLIPLNTMEDARFIRKETLTKEDFEATAKAIQSYL from the coding sequence ATGGCTTCCATATTTACAAAAATTATCAATGGTGAAATACCATGCTATAAAATTGCCGAAACCGAAGATTTTTTTGCGTTTTTAGATATTAATCCTAACGCAAAAGGACATACATTATGTATACCAAAAAAAGAAGTCGATAAAATTTTTGATTTAGACGAAGCTACATATACGGGCTTAATGCAGTTTTCACGTAAAGTAGCAATAGCTATAGAAAAAGCAATACCTTGCAAACGTGTTGGTGTTAGTGTAATTGGTCTAGAAGTACCACATGTGCATGTGCATTTAATACCGCTAAATACTATGGAAGATGCACGATTTATTAGAAAAGAAACCTTAACTAAAGAAGACTTTGAAGCTACAGCTAAAGCAATTCAATCTTACCTATAA
- the greA gene encoding transcription elongation factor GreA, producing MSKVSYYTAEGLKKLRDELNHLKDVERPRASQAIAEARDKGDLSENAEYDAAKEAQGLLEMKISKLEETLSNARIIDESQLDTSKALVLSKVKIKNQTNGMEMVYTLVADGEADLASGKISVNSPIGKGLLGKSVGDVAEIQVPSGIMKFDIIEISR from the coding sequence ATGAGTAAAGTATCTTATTATACAGCCGAAGGACTAAAAAAATTACGTGATGAATTAAATCACTTAAAAGATGTAGAGCGACCAAGAGCATCGCAAGCAATTGCAGAAGCTAGAGATAAAGGTGATTTGAGTGAAAATGCAGAATATGATGCTGCAAAAGAAGCTCAAGGATTATTAGAGATGAAAATTTCTAAACTAGAAGAAACCTTATCCAATGCCAGAATAATTGACGAGTCACAATTAGACACATCAAAAGCTTTAGTGCTATCTAAAGTAAAAATAAAAAACCAAACCAATGGTATGGAAATGGTGTACACTTTAGTAGCAGATGGAGAAGCAGATTTGGCATCAGGAAAAATATCTGTAAACAGTCCAATTGGTAAAGGCTTATTAGGTAAATCTGTTGGCGATGTTGCCGAGATACAAGTGCCAAGTGGTATTATGAAATTTGATATCATAGAAATATCACGATAA
- a CDS encoding TonB-dependent receptor produces MKNLFLFLTLLVLSVSVNAQEDKQQDTTKIQKLDEVLVKAVRVDADSPITHSNVDKAEIQKRNLGQDIPILLNYLPSVVTTSDAGAGIGYTGIRVRGTDATRVNVTINGIPYNDPESQGTFWVNLGDFASSTESIQLQRGVGTSTNGSGAFGASLNLLTDVFSEEAMAEISNSFGSYNTRKHTVKVSSGLLNDHFEVSGRFSKIDSDGYVDRAFTDLKSYFLQGVYKNNNTLIKALTFGNYERTYQSWYGLTEDQLKEDRRQNPYTYDNETDNYWQDHYQLHWNQRFNNNWSTNLGLNYTKGKGYFEQFKEGESAADFSNLIEDDSDVIVRRWLDNDFYVLNANVVYQNTNLELVTGLSYNTYTSDHFGEVIWGSDLAPNTQIRDRYYDGDATKNDFSIFSKATFNIVPKLTGFVDLQGRFVSYKTNGINSDLNEFVTDADFSFFNPKLGLTYKSSEKNSYYVSYARANREPNRDDFKAGVTENETLNDIELGWRYASNKVNVSTNLYYMFYQNQLVLTGELDDVGSPIRATSGKSYRLGLEVDANIAFSKMFSTSLNVAVSQNKNQDFTASLDGEFVNLGDTNISFSPELVIGNAINFMPTENLQLSFLSKYVGEQYMGNIDRKSSKLDSYFVNDFNINYQINPNKIFKSIIVSGLVNNVFNKKYVSNGYYGTYDDTWSVPGETTTLDYAGYYPQATTNFLLGLTLKF; encoded by the coding sequence TCGCCTATTACACATAGTAATGTAGACAAAGCAGAAATTCAAAAGCGTAATTTAGGTCAAGATATTCCAATTTTACTTAATTATTTACCGTCTGTTGTAACAACAAGTGATGCTGGAGCTGGTATTGGTTACACAGGGATTAGAGTACGTGGTACAGATGCAACTAGAGTTAATGTAACTATTAATGGAATACCTTATAATGACCCAGAAAGTCAAGGTACATTTTGGGTTAATTTAGGTGATTTTGCGTCCTCTACAGAAAGTATCCAATTACAACGTGGTGTTGGTACATCTACCAATGGTTCTGGTGCTTTTGGTGCAAGTTTAAATTTATTAACAGACGTGTTTTCTGAAGAAGCTATGGCTGAAATATCTAACAGCTTTGGTAGTTATAATACAAGAAAACATACAGTAAAGGTAAGTTCTGGATTGCTAAACGATCACTTTGAAGTATCAGGAAGATTCTCTAAAATAGATTCAGATGGTTATGTAGATAGAGCATTTACAGATTTAAAATCTTACTTTTTACAAGGTGTTTATAAAAATAATAACACTTTAATAAAAGCCTTAACTTTTGGTAATTATGAGCGTACATATCAATCTTGGTATGGTTTAACCGAAGATCAATTAAAAGAAGATCGTCGTCAAAACCCATATACTTATGATAACGAAACAGATAATTACTGGCAAGATCATTATCAATTACACTGGAATCAGCGATTTAATAACAATTGGTCTACTAACTTAGGGTTAAATTATACAAAAGGAAAAGGATACTTTGAGCAATTTAAAGAAGGAGAATCTGCTGCAGATTTTTCTAATTTAATCGAAGACGATTCTGATGTAATTGTCCGTCGTTGGTTAGATAACGATTTTTATGTTTTAAATGCTAACGTGGTTTATCAAAATACGAATTTAGAATTAGTCACAGGATTATCTTATAACACTTATACAAGTGATCACTTTGGAGAAGTAATTTGGGGAAGCGATTTAGCACCAAACACACAAATAAGAGATCGTTATTACGATGGAGATGCAACTAAAAACGACTTTAGTATATTCTCTAAAGCAACATTTAATATTGTTCCTAAACTAACAGGATTTGTAGATTTACAAGGACGTTTTGTAAGCTATAAAACAAACGGAATCAATTCAGATTTAAATGAATTTGTAACCGATGCAGACTTTAGTTTTTTCAATCCTAAATTAGGGTTAACTTATAAATCTTCAGAAAAAAATAGCTACTACGTTTCTTACGCAAGAGCTAATCGTGAGCCAAATCGTGACGACTTTAAAGCTGGTGTAACAGAAAATGAAACTTTAAACGATATAGAATTAGGTTGGCGTTATGCAAGTAATAAAGTAAATGTTAGCACTAATTTATATTACATGTTTTACCAAAACCAGTTAGTGTTAACAGGAGAATTAGATGATGTTGGTAGCCCAATAAGAGCAACTAGCGGAAAAAGTTACAGATTAGGACTAGAGGTTGATGCAAACATTGCTTTTAGTAAAATGTTTAGTACCTCTTTAAACGTAGCTGTTAGCCAAAATAAAAATCAAGATTTTACAGCGTCACTTGACGGAGAATTTGTAAATCTTGGAGATACAAATATTTCTTTCTCTCCAGAGTTAGTTATAGGTAATGCTATTAATTTTATGCCTACAGAAAATTTACAGCTTTCATTTTTAAGTAAATATGTTGGTGAGCAATATATGGGTAATATAGATAGAAAAAGTTCTAAATTAGATAGTTACTTTGTAAACGATTTCAATATCAACTATCAAATTAATCCTAATAAAATATTTAAATCAATAATAGTATCTGGATTAGTAAATAATGTATTTAATAAAAAATATGTGTCTAATGGTTACTATGGTACTTATGATGATACTTGGTCTGTTCCAGGAGAAACAACAACATTAGATTATGCAGGATATTATCCTCAAGCAACAACTAACTTTTTATTAGGGCTTACTTTAAAATTTTAA